In Struthio camelus isolate bStrCam1 chromosome 3, bStrCam1.hap1, whole genome shotgun sequence, the DNA window ccgccgccaccgggaccgggaccgggaccggccgCGGGGGCTCCCTGCGCCtcgcggccgctgccgcccgcgcccggTGCCGGCCTGGCCCTAGCGGGCTCGGCCCTGCCTCCCGCGGCCCCAGCCCGGTGCCCGCCGCCGCTcacgcctccctccctccctccctccctcccaggtgcggGCCCCGAAGCAGCCGCGCCGCTGCAGGCAGGAGCGCaggtgggggcggccgggggggcaggtgtggtggggggggggccaggggggtgctgagggggcgggtgtggtgtggggggggtaggggggtgctgagggggcggGTGTGGTGTGCGGGGGGccaggggggtgctgagggggcgggtgtggtgtggggggggccggggggtgctgagggggcgggtgtggtgtggggggggcaggggggtgctgagggggcgggtgtggtgtggggggggcaggggggtgctgagggggcaggtgtggtgtgggggggcaggggggtgctgagggggcgggtgtggtgtggggggggtaggggggtgctgagggggcgggtgtggtggtggggggggccggggggtgctgagggggcgggtgtggtgtgggggggcaggggggtgctgagggggcgggtgtggtgtgggggggcaggggggtgctgagggggcgggtgtggtgtgggggggcaggggggtgctgagggggcgggtgtggtggtgggggggcaggggggtgctgagggggcgggtgtggtgtggggggggccggggggtgctgagggggcgggtgtggtgtggggggggcagggggtgctgagggggcgggtgtggtgtggggggggcaggggggtgctgagggggctggtgtggggggggcaggagggtgctggtgtgggggctggggggggcaggtctGGTGTGGGGGGCCAGGGGGGTGCTGgtgtggggtgctgagggggcaggtgtggtgtggggggggcaggggggtgctggtgtggggtgctgagggggcaggtgtggtgtgggggggcaggggggtgctgagggggcaggtgtggtgtgggggggcaggggggtgctgagggggcaggtgtggtgtggggggggcaggagggtgctggtgtgggggctggggggggcaggtctGGTGTGGGGGGCCAGGGGGGTGCTGGtgtggagggctggggggggcaggtgtGGTGTGAGGGGGGTGCTGGtgtggagggctggggggggcaggtgtGGTGTGAGGGGGGTGCTGGTGTGGGGGGCCGGAGGGGCAGGTCCGGTAGGGGGTCCGGGTGGGTGCTGgtgtggggtgctgagggggaagGTCCGGTGGGGGGGGctaggggggtgctgagggggtctagGGAAGGCAGGTCTGGtgtagggggctgggggggcaggtgtggtgtggagggggcaggggggtgctggtgtggggtgctgagggggcaggtgtggtgtggggggggccggggggtgctgagggggcaggtgtggtgtggggggggcaggggggtgctgagggggcagGTCTGGTGTGGGGGGCCAGGGGGGTGCTGGtgtggagggctggggggggcaggtgtGGTGTGAGGGGGGTGCTGGTGTGGGGGGCCGGAGGGGCAGGTCCGGTAGGGGGTCCAGGTGGGTGCTGgtgtggggtgctgagggggaagGTCTGGTGGGGGGGGctaggggggtgctgagggggtctagGGAAGGCAGGTCTggtgtggggggctgggggggtgctggtGTGGAAGGCCGGGGGGGGAAGGTCGGGGGGTGCTGGTGTGGGGGCTAGGGAGGCAGGTCTGGTGTGGGGGGTCAGTGGGGTGCTggtgtggggggctggggggccggtcCGATGGGGGGGGGCCAGAAGGTCTGCGTCAGGGCAGGGGCCTGGCTGGGGGCTCCCATGCGGGGGCTGGATGCTGCCTCACCATCTGTGCCCGCAGGTCCCTGAGCTGTCTCAGGAAGAGAAGCTGCAGCTGCGGaaggagaagaaacagcagaaaaagaagaagaggaacGAGAAGGGTCCGGGAGCAGAGCCCCCCGAGCCAGGGACGCCCCCTGaaccagggcagccccagggtGAGACCtccccgccccgggcagcccctgaGCCGGGGCAGCCCCGAGTTGAGGCCTCCTGAGCTGGGATTGCCCCTCAGACTGGGACAGCCCTGTGGTGGGGTGCTCCTTAGAGCCCTTGAGCCAGGAACGTCCCCCGGTTAGGGGTGCCACAGTGGGACCTCTAGGGTGGCCCATTCCTCTGTGCGCTCGAGCACTCGTCCCCACCGCCTCTTGGCAGGAGCGCTTGCGTTCTTGCAGGGACCGAGACGCAGCAAGGCCTGCCTGAAAGCAGGGCTGGCCTGGGGGTCTCCATATCTGCTGCACTgaggtttgggggtgctggagaATATGAGGTTTGGTCCTACCTGCTCGCCTGAGGACAGACAGTTGCACAGGAGCGAATCTCCTTGTCACAGCCTTCCCCCACATGCTGGGCTGTGTCTCCTGGTGACAAAGGCTGGGTACAGACTTCCCTACTCCTTCTACAGTAGCTGCtcgccccgcgtcccccccagcCTCGGCCGATGGCCCCAGTGGCACTGAGAAGCCCGTGGGGGGCAAGAGCAAAGCTGAGCTACGAGCAGAGCGCCGGGCCAGGCAGGAGGCTGAGCGGGCCCAGAAGCAGGCcaagaaagcagagcagagccaggcagccACACCAGCCAAGCCCAGGCTGACCCCCACTGAGCCTCAATCCGGTAAAGACCGTGACACCACAGGGATgggcaagcagggagggagggagtaggagctttgcagggtgtaTGAGGCACAGGGCGGTACCACCCAGTCCCTGTGGTGTTCCCCTGGTGCCCAGGGTGCTGCTGCGCTGTGCACCTCCAGAGTGAGGGACAGCATATGGGAGCTGCACCAGGGTGGCAGTGCCTCATGCCGCCCTCTCCGCTCCCCTCATAGTGGTGAAGCGGCTGCCAGAGCACGTGCAGGTGGATGACCCCGCTGCCCAGAAGAAATTAGCCAAGAAGCTGGAGCGTCAGCAAGTAGGAGGAGGGCTGGGCATGGGGGAGAGGCTGCATGCTGCTAGGCAGTCGTACTGTGGGTGCACAGGGCGGGGGTCAGGCTGCATGCatggctgggcagaggggacttCTGGTGTGCCGCTAATAAGCACTGGGGgcagtgggtggtggtggagtGAGTGGGGCGGTATGGAGACGCTGGACAAGTCATCATTGCCACTGTTCGACTACAGGTACCTCTGAGGCAGGACTATGGCACCAAGGTCAACCTGTTCTCCCACTTGCACCAATACAGCCGGAAAAAGCCACTGACTCAGCAGATGAGGTACGCGGCCTCCCCAGCCCAAGCCCCTGGCAATTGCTTGGCTCTGCTTCACCTGGCCTGTTTGCAGGATGGTCCAAAGTGAAAGGGTGCCCTGATTTCTGTGTGTAGGACAGGCTTGATATGTAGAGGGGGCACCTGTCAATCGCTTTGGGGAGCGGAGCTGGGAGCAGCGGGTTGTCCTGTTTGTGGGGCGAGGAGAGCTGCCCTCAAGGAGCGCAGGGTCATAGGAGAAGGGGCTCTGGGGTTAGCTCGACTTCCTGGGTTACAGAGCAAGTAGGAGCCTGACTGATGGCTCTGTTCTTGGGGCGTTCCTCAGGTGGTTTGGATAAGGGCCTGGCAATAGGTTAGTTTTCACTGGGCCGTGGAGTGACAGTGCTGACAGCTTCCTTGTTTGTCCCTGTAGCATCCCCTCCACGGTAATCCATCCAGCTGTGGTGCGTCTTGGCCTTCAGTACTCCCAGGGGATCATCAATGGCTCCAATGCCCGTTGCATTGCCCTGCTGGAAGTCTTCAAACAGGTATGCAAGTTACCCATGCCCACCAGGCAGCAAGGGCATTGCACCAGGTGCAGGCACCTCTCCCTGTTCCCTGAGTCCTGGAGCTATGGGTGTATGGTTATCTTCATCCTCTTCTTTCTGTTCTGGGGCCATGGTTGGGGACACCCCTTCCCACCTTACCTTACCCTACTGCTGCAGCTCACGCGTCCCGGTGGCCCTCTCCGCTCCCCTGCACAGGGGCATCGCCCTGCACAGCTCGTCCTTGTGCCCGGTCTGTGGCCCCTCGGGAGAGGGCAGACGTGGGCAGTACCTGGCCAGAGGGAGCAGGCACCCCAAActcctgtgttctttcttcttgtGCCAGCTGATCCGGGATTACTCGACTCCCCTCAACGAGGAGCTCTCGCGGGACCTGGTGGCCAAGCTGAAGCCGCACATCAGGTGAGGGCTACCCGCGCCAGAGCAGGGGCTGGAGCTCCACTGAGCGCAGCTCATCAGTCACCTCTCGGAGCTGGTGTTCACCTAAACACAGCCAGGCTTTCCCGGAGGCTCTGGGttctgcccccctccccaccatcccCAGCCTGCCTGCATCTTCCCTCTGGCCTTCCTCGCCCCGCAGGCTGCTCTGGAGCTGAGTGTGTTTCCTCCCCACAGCTTCCTGAACCAGTGCCGACCCCTGTCTGCCAGCATGGGCAATGCCATTAAGTTTCTCAAGAAGGAGATTTCCTGCCTCCCCGACACCTTGCGAGAGGAGGAGGTGAGTGGCCTCCCGCAAGCAGCAGGCTCCAGCCCTCTGGCTGTCGTGGGCAGCAGGAAGCCTGCGGGCAGTCAGCCACAGGAGTGTGCTGAGTGGGAAAGGGCCCTGGAGGTGGCAGGGCTGCAGGCTCCGGGGTGAAGGGTTGGCCCTGGTGGAGGTGGGGCCAGGAGAGGGGATGGGTGCAGGTGGGAGCAGTGCTGCAGGGAAGctgaagactgtgctgccctcgGGTGCTGCCTGCTGTGGCTCTGGGAGGCGGCCAGACCTGCTCCCCTTTGCAAGTaggcacagctcagcagggccagGGGACTGGGGTGCACTGCAGCAGCGATGCCAGATGGCTGGTGCTTCGGTGCTGGTGGGACAGGAGATTGCCAAGAACAGGGGTGTGAAATGGGAAAGGCCGCAGCAAGAGCACGTGCTCCGGGTAAATACAGCGCTGCCTTGCAGAGCTGGCCAGTAGCCAGCATTGCACCGCATTTAGAAACAGCTCTCGAACAGCTGCAGGACGTTGCAGGTGGCTCCAGCTGGCGCCAtccccagcagcagggcaggcagagcatcCAACACTGCGAGCTGCCCctgtcccccaggacccccctgtgCACCAGGTTGGATGGCGTCAGTAAAGCCGTGGATGAGGGAGGACATGTTTGTCAGTGCTCAGCTGTGTCCTATGCAGAAGGCTCCACGAGAGCCCGGAGGCCATGGAACGAGGTCAGGGTGGCATTATCTATCCAGACCTGG includes these proteins:
- the EIF2B4 gene encoding translation initiation factor eIF2B subunit delta; its protein translation is MAERAAPGGAGPEAAAPLQAGAQVPELSQEEKLQLRKEKKQQKKKKRNEKGPGAEPPEPGTPPEPGQPQVAARPASPPASADGPSGTEKPVGGKSKAELRAERRARQEAERAQKQAKKAEQSQAATPAKPRLTPTEPQSVVKRLPEHVQVDDPAAQKKLAKKLERQQVPLRQDYGTKVNLFSHLHQYSRKKPLTQQMSIPSTVIHPAVVRLGLQYSQGIINGSNARCIALLEVFKQLIRDYSTPLNEELSRDLVAKLKPHISFLNQCRPLSASMGNAIKFLKKEISCLPDTLREEEAKEKLQNTIDKYLREKIVLAAEAISRSAFEKINDNDVILVYGCSSLVNRTLCDAHVKKGHAFRVIVVDSRPRLEGRDTLRRLVRKGIHCTYVMINAISYVLPEVTKVLLGAHALLANGSVMSRVGTSQIALVSKAYNVPVLVCCETYKFCERVQTDSFVSNELDDPDDLIVLRKGQAQLSGWAENKSLRLLNLVYDVTPPDLVDMVITDLGMIPCTSVPVVLRVKNVDQ